A region from the Microbacterium lacus genome encodes:
- the rplN gene encoding 50S ribosomal protein L14: MIQQESRLKVADNTGAKELLTIRVLGGSKRRYAGLGDTIVATVKDAIPGGNVKKGDVVKAVIVRTKKETRRPDGSYIKFDENAAVILKNDGEPRGTRIFGPVGRELRDKKFMKIVSLAPEVI, encoded by the coding sequence GTGATTCAGCAGGAATCCCGCCTCAAGGTCGCCGACAACACCGGCGCGAAGGAGCTGCTCACCATCCGCGTGCTCGGCGGCTCGAAGCGCCGTTACGCGGGCCTCGGTGACACGATCGTCGCCACGGTCAAGGACGCGATCCCGGGCGGCAACGTCAAGAAGGGCGATGTGGTCAAGGCCGTCATCGTCCGCACCAAGAAGGAGACGCGCCGTCCCGACGGCTCGTACATCAAGTTCGACGAGAACGCCGCCGTGATCCTGAAGAACGACGGGGAGCCCCGCGGCACCCGCATCTTCGGACCCGTCGGTCGCGAGCTTCGTGACAAGAAGTTCATGAAGATCGTCTCGCTGGCGCCGGAGGTCATTTAA